The proteins below come from a single Polymorphobacter fuscus genomic window:
- a CDS encoding ribose-phosphate pyrophosphokinase: MKILAGNGNPELAQAIADYLDMKLTKASVRRFADEEIFVEVHENVRGEDVFVVQPTAAPANDNLMELLICIDALRRASARRITAVVPYFGYARQDRKPGPRTPISAKLVANLITVAGADRVLSVDLHAGQIQGFFDIPTDNLFAAPVMAADIESRLGKQSLTVVSPDVGGVVRARALAKRLGNAPLAIVDKRRERAGESEVMNIIGDVDGRVCVLVDDIVDSAGTLCNAAAALIEAGAVSVTAYVTHGVLSGGAVARVEGSALTELVVTDSIASVAAVKSATRIRHITIAPLLAEAMRRTSEESSVSSLFD, from the coding sequence ATGAAGATACTCGCAGGCAACGGCAATCCGGAACTGGCCCAGGCCATTGCCGATTACCTCGACATGAAACTGACCAAGGCGTCGGTCCGGCGCTTCGCCGACGAGGAAATCTTCGTCGAAGTGCATGAAAATGTCCGCGGCGAGGATGTTTTCGTCGTGCAGCCGACGGCCGCCCCGGCCAACGACAATCTGATGGAACTGCTGATCTGCATCGATGCGCTGCGCCGCGCCTCCGCCCGCCGCATCACGGCCGTCGTCCCCTATTTCGGCTATGCGCGGCAGGACCGCAAACCGGGGCCGCGCACGCCGATTTCCGCCAAGCTGGTTGCCAACCTGATCACCGTTGCCGGTGCCGACCGCGTGCTGTCGGTCGATCTCCATGCCGGGCAGATCCAGGGCTTCTTCGATATCCCCACCGACAACCTGTTCGCGGCGCCGGTCATGGCAGCCGATATCGAATCCCGGCTGGGCAAACAGTCGCTGACGGTCGTGTCGCCCGACGTTGGCGGCGTGGTGCGGGCGCGGGCACTGGCGAAGCGGCTGGGCAACGCGCCGCTGGCCATTGTCGACAAGCGCCGCGAACGCGCCGGCGAATCGGAAGTCATGAACATCATCGGCGATGTCGACGGCCGCGTCTGCGTGCTCGTCGATGACATCGTCGACTCGGCCGGTACCCTGTGCAACGCTGCCGCTGCCCTGATCGAGGCCGGCGCCGTCAGCGTCACCGCCTATGTCACCCATGGTGTCTTGTCGGGCGGCGCCGTCGCGCGGGTCGAAGGTTCGGCACTGACGGAGCTGGTCGTCACGGATTCGATCGCCAGCGTTGCCGCGGTCAAGTCGGCGACCCGCATCCGCCACATCACGATCGCGCCGCTGCTCGCCGAAGCCATGCGCCGCACCAGCGAAGAAAGCTCGGTCAGCTCGCTATTCGACTGA
- a CDS encoding Thivi_2564 family membrane protein gives MSLINLLIVLVVVGVILWLVNTYIPMDGKIKSILNVIVVIAVIIWLLQAFGIMGGSIA, from the coding sequence ATGTCGCTTATCAATCTGCTGATCGTTCTCGTCGTCGTCGGTGTGATCCTGTGGCTCGTCAACACCTACATCCCGATGGACGGCAAGATCAAAAGCATCCTCAACGTCATCGTCGTGATCGCAGTCATCATCTGGCTGCTGCAGGCCTTTGGCATCATGGGCGGCAGCATCGCCTAA
- a CDS encoding class I adenylate-forming enzyme family protein, whose amino-acid sequence MKSALDSALDAVIGGIIAEGGPLGVGTATVRGATLPAFTAAPPSLREFLAFFFATNGPKEFLVFGDERLTFAQVHARGVEFAAMLQHRHGVAKGDRVAIAMRNYPEWIIAFVGITQLGAIAIPMNAWWTAEELDYGLKDSGARLAIADEERARRLATLSCTATVLTVRTSSEVAASLGFARTEDEIADAPKTLWFVADIAPEDDATIMYTSGSTGSPKGAVSTHRAIVSGAMNYLVAGLALLALSQQSGVTPPEQQVMLLNVPLFHITGSVPVMLVSIAIGRKMVIMHKWDAGEALRLIEKERATYFVGVPTMSLELMQHPDHAKYDLSSLVDIASGGAPRPPEHVDRLSKTFVGSNPVQGYGLTETNGVGAGNFRDNYRAKPASTGRAAAPLVELRIDDGDGPVGAGLPAGTPGEVCIRSVANCRGYWNKPEATLAAFPGDGWFRSGDIGYLDEDGYLFIVDRKKDIIIRGGENISCQEVEAAIYVHPAVAEASVFGLPDERLGEIVGAVVFVKPGAHLEPADLYDFIARDLASFKLPARIWVSPEPLPKLGSGKIDKVTLRKHYREIHADNRVGAA is encoded by the coding sequence ATGAAGTCCGCGCTCGATTCCGCCCTCGACGCCGTCATCGGCGGCATTATCGCCGAAGGCGGTCCGCTCGGCGTGGGTACCGCCACCGTCCGCGGCGCGACCTTGCCCGCCTTCACCGCGGCACCGCCGTCGTTGCGCGAATTTCTCGCTTTCTTCTTCGCCACCAACGGCCCCAAGGAATTCCTGGTCTTCGGCGACGAACGGCTGACCTTTGCGCAGGTCCATGCGCGCGGTGTCGAATTCGCCGCGATGCTGCAGCACCGCCACGGCGTCGCCAAGGGGGACCGCGTCGCCATCGCGATGCGCAACTATCCCGAATGGATCATCGCCTTCGTCGGCATCACCCAGCTCGGCGCCATCGCCATCCCGATGAACGCCTGGTGGACCGCCGAGGAGCTCGATTACGGGCTCAAGGATTCGGGCGCTCGCCTGGCGATCGCCGATGAGGAGCGCGCCCGCCGCCTCGCCACCTTGTCGTGCACGGCCACGGTGCTGACCGTGCGCACCTCGTCCGAAGTCGCCGCCAGCCTGGGCTTTGCCCGCACCGAGGACGAGATCGCCGACGCCCCGAAAACCCTGTGGTTCGTGGCCGACATCGCTCCCGAGGACGATGCCACGATCATGTACACATCGGGCTCCACGGGCAGTCCCAAGGGTGCCGTGTCCACCCATCGCGCGATCGTTTCGGGCGCCATGAACTATCTTGTCGCCGGACTGGCGCTCCTCGCCCTGTCGCAGCAGTCGGGCGTCACCCCGCCCGAACAACAGGTGATGCTGCTCAACGTCCCGCTGTTTCACATCACCGGATCGGTGCCGGTCATGCTCGTGTCGATCGCCATCGGCCGCAAGATGGTCATCATGCACAAATGGGATGCCGGGGAGGCGCTGCGCCTCATCGAGAAGGAACGCGCGACCTATTTCGTCGGCGTGCCGACCATGTCGCTGGAACTGATGCAGCACCCCGACCACGCCAAATACGACCTGTCGTCGCTTGTCGACATCGCGTCGGGCGGCGCCCCGCGCCCGCCGGAACATGTCGATCGCCTGTCGAAGACCTTTGTCGGATCCAACCCGGTCCAGGGCTATGGCCTGACGGAGACCAATGGCGTCGGGGCCGGCAATTTCCGCGACAATTACCGCGCCAAGCCGGCTTCGACCGGGCGCGCCGCGGCGCCGCTCGTCGAGCTGCGCATCGATGATGGCGACGGCCCGGTCGGCGCCGGCCTGCCCGCCGGCACGCCGGGCGAAGTCTGCATCCGATCGGTCGCCAATTGTCGGGGCTATTGGAACAAGCCCGAGGCGACGCTGGCGGCGTTCCCCGGCGATGGCTGGTTCCGCTCGGGCGACATCGGCTATCTCGACGAGGACGGTTATTTGTTCATCGTCGATCGCAAGAAGGACATCATCATCCGCGGCGGCGAGAATATCAGCTGCCAGGAAGTCGAAGCGGCGATCTACGTCCACCCCGCCGTCGCCGAGGCCAGCGTCTTCGGCTTGCCCGACGAGCGGCTCGGCGAGATTGTCGGGGCGGTCGTCTTCGTGAAGCCCGGCGCCCATCTGGAGCCCGCCGACCTTTACGACTTCATCGCGCGGGACCTGGCCAGCTTCAAATTGCCGGCGCGCATCTGGGTCAGCCCGGAACCGCTGCCCAAGCTCGGATCGGGCAAGATCGACAAAGTGACGCTTCGCAAGCATTATCGCGAGATCCACGCCGACAACCGAGTCGGCGCAGCTTAG
- a CDS encoding GNAT family N-acetyltransferase has translation MIDYRDGMPGDGAVLGGIARATFIETFGALYALEDLAAFLAQGSDAAYEAELADPDIAVRFALAAGIPVGFCKIGGLQLPAPTDDTGAIEVRQLYIFKPWQGVGIADVLTRWAIDTARGRGARQLWLSVFTGNPRARRFYARHDFVEVTPYRFMVGNQADEDILCRRDL, from the coding sequence ATGATCGACTATCGCGACGGCATGCCCGGCGACGGTGCGGTGCTGGGCGGAATTGCCCGGGCGACCTTCATCGAAACCTTCGGCGCGCTCTATGCGCTGGAGGATCTCGCGGCGTTCCTCGCGCAGGGCAGCGATGCCGCCTATGAGGCCGAGCTGGCCGACCCCGATATCGCGGTGCGGTTCGCGCTGGCGGCGGGCATTCCGGTGGGGTTCTGCAAGATCGGCGGGTTGCAACTGCCGGCGCCGACCGATGACACGGGGGCAATCGAGGTCCGCCAGCTGTACATCTTCAAGCCCTGGCAAGGGGTCGGCATCGCCGATGTGCTGACGCGCTGGGCAATCGACACGGCGCGCGGACGCGGCGCGCGGCAGCTGTGGCTGTCGGTCTTTACCGGCAATCCGCGGGCGCGACGCTTCTATGCGCGTCACGATTTTGTCGAAGTGACGCCCTATCGGTTCATGGTGGGCAACCAGGCGGATGAGGACATATTGTGCCGACGGGACTTGTAG
- a CDS encoding class I SAM-dependent methyltransferase, whose amino-acid sequence MALAQRLAARIAAEGPMRLDAWMAACNAAYYAGRDPLGASGDFVTAPEISQMFGEIIGGWIGDLWARAGRPPARLVELGPGRGTLMADAQRVLARLPGFGAAVPLALVETSPVLRQTQQRQLAGEWFDRVEDLPDDRPLIVIANEFFDALPIRQCTATGAERAVGHVAGTTFEPVTIPSALGTPGEHGEAGAAVAAELGARLRRQGGAMLVIDYGYADAVAHDSLQALRHHAVADPFAAPGESDLTAHVDFTALGAAAGLRGWGPVAQGVWLARLGIEARARQLQAGAPPAVAAQVAAALVRLTAPAQMGNLFKVMAMTAPGWPVPAGFEP is encoded by the coding sequence ATGGCGCTCGCGCAACGTCTGGCGGCGCGCATCGCTGCCGAAGGACCGATGCGGCTCGATGCCTGGATGGCAGCGTGCAATGCGGCCTATTACGCCGGCCGTGATCCCCTGGGCGCAAGCGGCGACTTCGTCACGGCGCCGGAAATCAGCCAGATGTTCGGGGAGATCATCGGCGGCTGGATCGGCGACCTGTGGGCGCGTGCCGGCCGGCCACCGGCGCGGCTGGTGGAACTGGGGCCGGGGCGCGGCACACTGATGGCCGATGCGCAGCGGGTGCTGGCGCGGCTTCCGGGGTTCGGCGCCGCGGTGCCGCTGGCGCTGGTGGAAACCAGCCCGGTGCTCCGCCAGACGCAGCAGCGGCAGCTGGCGGGCGAATGGTTCGACCGGGTCGAGGATCTGCCCGACGACCGGCCGTTGATCGTCATCGCCAACGAATTCTTCGATGCGCTGCCGATCCGGCAGTGCACCGCCACGGGCGCGGAACGCGCGGTGGGCCATGTGGCAGGCACGACGTTCGAACCCGTGACCATTCCCAGCGCACTGGGGACGCCGGGCGAACATGGCGAAGCCGGCGCCGCCGTTGCGGCCGAACTGGGCGCGCGGCTGCGCCGGCAGGGCGGCGCCATGCTGGTCATCGACTATGGCTATGCCGATGCCGTCGCGCACGACAGCCTGCAGGCGTTGCGCCATCATGCCGTGGCCGACCCGTTCGCGGCTCCCGGCGAAAGCGACCTGACGGCGCATGTCGATTTCACCGCGCTTGGCGCGGCGGCCGGGCTGCGTGGGTGGGGGCCGGTGGCGCAAGGCGTGTGGCTGGCGCGGCTGGGCATCGAGGCGCGGGCGCGGCAGTTGCAGGCCGGTGCCCCGCCAGCGGTCGCGGCGCAGGTGGCGGCGGCGCTGGTGCGGCTGACAGCGCCGGCGCAGATGGGCAATCTTTTCAAGGTGATGGCAATGACGGCGCCCGGCTGGCCGGTGCCTGCGGGGTTCGAACCATGA
- a CDS encoding acyl-CoA dehydrogenase family protein, producing the protein MALVLSDDQKMIRDSADGFFKTEAPVAQHRQLRDTADATGFDRNVWAKMADMGFAGVLVPEEHGGAGFGHVAAGLIMEAMGRNLSAAPMLSTGILGVTALNAAGTPEQQAKYLPLIAQGQRLLALAADEAARHNPAHVTTTATPSGNGFKLNGVKGFVLDGHVADTLIVAARTGGDDKDPDGITLFLVDAKAAGVDVERRSMVDSRNAARITLTDVQVDGADVLGPVGGGFAILETVLDAGRACLAAEMLGVSSESFDRTIDYLKQRDQFGVKIGSFQALQHRAAHLFCEVELARSATLRALTALDARDERATMFASLAKAKSGEVAKLATNEGVQMHGGIGMTDDFDIGFYMKRARAAQETFGDIAFHGDRLARLMGY; encoded by the coding sequence ATGGCCCTCGTTCTTTCCGACGACCAGAAGATGATCCGCGATTCCGCCGACGGCTTCTTCAAGACCGAAGCCCCGGTCGCCCAGCACCGCCAGCTGCGCGACACCGCCGACGCGACCGGTTTCGACCGCAATGTCTGGGCCAAGATGGCGGACATGGGCTTTGCCGGCGTGCTGGTGCCCGAGGAACATGGCGGCGCCGGCTTCGGCCATGTCGCGGCGGGGCTCATCATGGAAGCGATGGGGCGCAACCTCAGCGCCGCACCGATGCTGTCCACCGGCATCCTCGGCGTCACCGCCTTGAATGCCGCCGGCACGCCGGAACAGCAGGCGAAATATCTGCCGCTGATTGCCCAGGGCCAGCGCCTGCTGGCGCTCGCTGCCGATGAAGCCGCGCGCCACAACCCGGCCCATGTCACCACGACGGCCACCCCGTCGGGCAACGGCTTCAAACTCAATGGCGTCAAGGGCTTCGTTCTCGACGGCCATGTCGCCGACACGCTGATCGTCGCGGCGCGCACCGGCGGCGACGACAAGGACCCCGACGGCATCACGCTGTTCCTCGTCGATGCAAAGGCTGCAGGGGTCGACGTCGAGCGCCGGTCGATGGTCGACAGCCGCAATGCCGCGCGCATCACACTGACGGATGTTCAGGTCGATGGCGCCGATGTTCTGGGCCCGGTCGGCGGCGGCTTCGCCATTCTCGAAACCGTGCTCGACGCCGGCCGCGCCTGCCTTGCCGCCGAAATGCTCGGCGTTTCGAGCGAGAGCTTCGACCGGACGATCGACTATCTCAAGCAGCGCGACCAGTTCGGCGTCAAGATCGGCAGCTTCCAGGCGCTGCAGCACCGCGCCGCGCATCTGTTCTGCGAAGTCGAGCTGGCCCGCTCGGCGACCTTGCGCGCCCTGACGGCGCTCGACGCGCGGGATGAGCGCGCCACGATGTTCGCCAGCCTTGCCAAGGCAAAATCGGGCGAAGTTGCCAAGCTCGCCACCAACGAAGGCGTCCAGATGCACGGCGGCATCGGCATGACCGATGATTTCGATATCGGCTTCTACATGAAGCGCGCCCGCGCGGCGCAGGAGACGTTCGGCGACATTGCCTTCCACGGCGACCGGCTGGCGCGCCTGATGGGCTATTGA
- a CDS encoding acyl-CoA dehydrogenase family protein: protein MTDLEGFRAETRAWLDANCPAEMRTPIKSDDDVCWGGRKAELTEAQRLWLDRMGARGWTVPEWPAEYGGGGLSKDEAKVLADELRRIRARSPLASFGIWMLGPALLKYGNEAQKKEHLPRIARGEIRWCQGYSEPGAGSDLASLRTSAILDGDDYVVNGQKVWTSYADKADWIFCLVRTDPTVAKHLGISFLLFDMDSPGVSTSPIKLISGASPFCQTFFDNVRVPKQNLMGQAGKGWDIAKYLLTHEREMIGGSDSTGGGMRDGVSQIAKRQIGLDAAILADTGLRTDIVRHEINAWAFALTMERVKDEAKAGQGVGALSSMLKYYGTELNKDRLQLLMSINGSDGLTWDGEGERDGDLARNWLRTRANSIEGGTSEINLNIIAKRVLELPGA, encoded by the coding sequence ATGACGGATCTTGAAGGCTTTCGCGCCGAGACACGTGCATGGCTGGATGCCAATTGCCCCGCCGAGATGCGCACCCCGATCAAGAGCGACGATGACGTCTGCTGGGGTGGCCGCAAGGCGGAACTGACCGAGGCGCAGCGGTTGTGGCTCGATCGCATGGGCGCGCGCGGCTGGACCGTCCCCGAATGGCCCGCCGAATATGGCGGCGGCGGCCTGTCGAAGGACGAGGCCAAGGTGCTCGCCGACGAGTTGCGCCGCATCAGGGCGCGCAGCCCGCTGGCGTCGTTCGGCATCTGGATGCTCGGGCCGGCGCTGCTCAAATACGGCAACGAGGCCCAGAAGAAGGAACATCTGCCCAGGATCGCGCGCGGCGAGATCCGCTGGTGCCAGGGCTATTCCGAACCCGGCGCCGGGTCGGACCTGGCATCGCTGCGCACCTCGGCGATCCTCGATGGCGATGACTATGTCGTCAATGGCCAGAAGGTCTGGACCAGCTATGCCGACAAGGCGGACTGGATCTTCTGTCTCGTCCGCACCGATCCGACGGTCGCCAAGCATCTCGGCATCAGCTTCCTGCTTTTCGACATGGACAGCCCGGGTGTTTCGACCTCCCCGATCAAGCTGATTTCCGGCGCCTCGCCCTTCTGCCAGACCTTTTTCGACAATGTCCGCGTGCCGAAGCAGAATCTGATGGGCCAGGCCGGCAAGGGCTGGGACATCGCCAAATATCTCCTGACCCACGAACGCGAGATGATCGGCGGCAGCGATTCCACCGGCGGCGGCATGCGCGACGGCGTTTCGCAGATCGCCAAGCGCCAGATCGGCCTCGATGCCGCCATTCTCGCCGACACCGGCCTGCGCACCGACATCGTCCGCCACGAGATCAATGCCTGGGCGTTTGCGCTGACCATGGAGCGGGTCAAGGACGAAGCCAAGGCCGGCCAGGGCGTCGGCGCCCTGTCGTCGATGCTGAAATATTACGGCACCGAGCTCAACAAGGACCGGCTGCAACTGCTGATGAGCATCAACGGCAGCGACGGACTGACCTGGGACGGTGAAGGCGAGCGCGACGGCGACCTGGCGCGCAACTGGCTGCGCACCCGCGCCAATTCGATCGAGGGCGGCACGTCGGAAATCAACCTCAACATCATCGCCAAGCGCGTACTGGAACTGCCGGGGGCATAG
- a CDS encoding iron chaperone, which yields MTVDDYLEALPPARRERVTALRALIHQAVPDVSERIEWRMPVFGRGDRWVGVASQKSYISVYLGCEDAAAGVLATDPGLKGGKACVNIPDRVDVPLAALLPAIRKRLSA from the coding sequence ATGACAGTCGATGACTATCTCGAGGCCCTGCCGCCGGCCCGACGCGAGCGCGTCACAGCCTTGCGAGCGCTGATCCACCAGGCCGTGCCCGATGTCAGCGAGCGGATCGAATGGCGGATGCCGGTCTTCGGGCGCGGCGACCGCTGGGTCGGCGTGGCAAGCCAGAAGTCCTATATTTCGGTTTACCTGGGCTGCGAGGATGCCGCTGCCGGGGTTCTCGCCACCGACCCGGGTTTGAAGGGTGGCAAGGCCTGTGTGAATATTCCGGACCGGGTGGACGTGCCGCTTGCGGCGCTGCTGCCAGCGATCCGCAAGCGGCTGTCCGCGTAG
- a CDS encoding superoxide dismutase, producing MADTATAHQSLTAADIGASPLTQPPLPFADTALEPVISARTLSFHYGKHHKGYFDTLAKLIDGTAHADQTLEEIIFATAGDASKKKVFNNAAQCWNHNFYWTCLTPDSPAPSGALAEALVRDFGSIDAAKQALIDVSVGHFGTGWGWLVLDGGTVKAVSTDDAEVPFTAGQRPLLTVDVWEHAYYLDFQNRRPDHVKAVVDGHLDWAFAAKQFAKG from the coding sequence ATGGCCGATACCGCAACCGCCCATCAGAGCCTGACCGCTGCCGACATCGGCGCGTCGCCGCTGACCCAGCCCCCGCTGCCGTTCGCCGACACCGCGCTCGAGCCGGTGATTTCGGCGCGGACGCTCAGCTTCCATTACGGCAAGCATCACAAGGGCTATTTCGACACGCTCGCCAAGCTGATCGACGGTACGGCGCACGCCGACCAGACGCTGGAAGAGATCATCTTCGCGACCGCGGGCGACGCATCGAAGAAGAAGGTCTTCAACAACGCCGCACAGTGCTGGAATCACAATTTCTACTGGACCTGCCTGACGCCGGACAGCCCGGCCCCGTCGGGCGCGCTGGCCGAAGCGCTGGTGCGCGACTTCGGCAGCATCGACGCCGCCAAGCAGGCGCTGATCGACGTCAGCGTCGGCCATTTCGGCACCGGCTGGGGCTGGCTGGTTCTCGATGGCGGCACCGTCAAGGCGGTCAGCACCGACGACGCCGAAGTGCCGTTCACGGCGGGACAGCGGCCGCTGTTGACGGTCGATGTCTGGGAACACGCCTATTATCTCGATTTCCAGAATCGCCGCCCCGACCACGTCAAGGCGGTCGTCGATGGCCATCTCGATTGGGCATTTGCGGCGAAACAATTCGCCAAGGGTTGA
- a CDS encoding replicative DNA helicase, which yields MMPMIQPTPLRIVDAAPDVTALPMNLEAEAALLGALMIDNRLVEDVVSRLRPEHFAEGLHGRVYAAILKLSERNMAATPVTLKPMFDTDPAMIEMGGPAYLAGLTMQSGALLAARDFASQIYDLALLRELIRVGRDMATSAADTSGDVAPMDQITTAEMALYKVAEAGEVAGAVKTFGQATREAIDMADRAMKSGGHLSGYTTGLDALNAKIGGLHKSDLVVLAGRPAMGKTALATNIAFACAQRFSQDVARGVDPEKTSGAPVAFFSLEMSSDQLATRVLAEQSGVNSESLRMGKISHDEFGRLARAAGDLNDLPFFIDDTPALSIAALRTRARRMKRQHGIGLIVVDYLQLLQGSGRGSSDNRVQEISEITRGLKTLAKELQVPVLALSQLSRAVEAREDKHPQLSDLRESGTIEQDADIVLFVYREEYYHSLKQPDPEDADKHMKWREKAEKIFGLAEVIVAKQRHGSTGTVPLTFHKSTTKFADRAPDEYMPEEMRE from the coding sequence ATGATGCCGATGATCCAGCCAACACCGCTTCGCATCGTTGATGCCGCCCCGGACGTGACGGCGCTGCCGATGAACCTGGAGGCCGAGGCGGCCCTGCTGGGGGCGTTGATGATCGACAACCGGCTTGTCGAGGATGTCGTGTCGCGCCTGCGGCCGGAACATTTTGCCGAAGGGCTGCACGGGCGCGTCTATGCAGCGATCCTGAAGCTGTCGGAGCGCAACATGGCGGCGACGCCGGTGACGCTGAAGCCGATGTTCGACACCGATCCGGCGATGATCGAAATGGGCGGCCCGGCCTATCTCGCGGGGCTGACGATGCAGTCCGGCGCCCTGCTGGCCGCGCGCGATTTTGCCAGCCAGATCTATGATCTGGCGCTGTTGCGCGAACTGATTCGCGTCGGCCGCGACATGGCGACCAGTGCGGCGGACACGTCGGGCGATGTCGCACCGATGGACCAGATCACCACCGCCGAAATGGCGCTCTACAAGGTTGCCGAGGCCGGCGAGGTGGCCGGCGCGGTCAAGACCTTCGGCCAGGCGACGCGCGAGGCGATCGACATGGCCGATCGGGCGATGAAGTCCGGCGGCCATCTGTCGGGCTATACGACCGGCCTCGACGCGCTCAACGCCAAGATCGGCGGGTTGCACAAGTCCGACCTTGTCGTGCTGGCCGGGCGGCCGGCGATGGGCAAGACGGCGCTGGCGACCAACATCGCCTTTGCCTGCGCACAGCGCTTTTCCCAGGACGTGGCACGCGGTGTCGACCCGGAAAAGACCAGCGGCGCACCGGTGGCGTTTTTCAGCCTCGAAATGTCGTCGGACCAGCTGGCAACGCGCGTGCTGGCCGAGCAATCGGGGGTCAACTCCGAAAGCCTGCGCATGGGCAAGATCAGCCATGACGAGTTCGGCCGGTTGGCGCGCGCGGCGGGCGACCTCAACGACCTGCCGTTCTTCATCGACGACACGCCGGCCTTGAGCATCGCGGCGCTGCGGACCCGGGCGCGGCGGATGAAGCGCCAGCATGGCATCGGCCTGATCGTGGTCGACTATCTGCAGCTGTTGCAGGGGTCGGGGCGCGGCAGCAGCGACAACCGGGTGCAGGAAATTTCGGAGATCACCCGCGGACTGAAGACGCTCGCCAAGGAACTGCAGGTGCCGGTGCTGGCGCTGTCGCAGTTGAGTCGCGCTGTCGAAGCGCGCGAGGACAAGCACCCCCAGCTGTCGGATCTGCGCGAGTCGGGAACGATCGAGCAGGACGCCGATATCGTGTTGTTCGTGTATCGCGAGGAATATTACCATTCGCTGAAGCAGCCGGACCCCGAAGATGCCGACAAGCACATGAAATGGCGGGAAAAGGCCGAGAAGATCTTTGGGCTGGCGGAAGTCATCGTGGCGAAGCAACGCCATGGTTCGACAGGGACGGTGCCGCTGACCTTCCACAAATCGACGACCAAATTTGCCGATCGGGCGCCGGACGAATATATGCCGGAGGAAATGCGCGAGTAG
- a CDS encoding HD domain-containing protein encodes MFTTMLEGTRDDWGHIAQEHMKHQVSAAPAQIMESLQRLESIEVGFGANQLQHSLMTATLARRDGATDEEIVAALCHDLGKLMSIPNHGAIAAEILKPYVSDDLYHAVKWHQDFQGRYYYEYLGKPGNMRDRFKDEPWFATAEKLVDRWDAPAFDPAYDSDSLASFEPEVTRVFSRPVRAY; translated from the coding sequence ATGTTCACCACCATGCTCGAAGGCACCAGGGACGACTGGGGCCATATCGCCCAGGAACATATGAAGCATCAGGTGTCGGCGGCGCCGGCGCAGATCATGGAATCGCTGCAGCGGCTCGAATCGATCGAAGTCGGTTTCGGCGCCAACCAGTTACAGCACAGCCTGATGACCGCGACCCTGGCCCGCCGCGATGGCGCGACCGACGAGGAAATCGTCGCGGCGCTGTGCCATGACCTCGGCAAGCTGATGAGCATTCCCAACCACGGCGCCATCGCTGCCGAAATCCTCAAGCCCTATGTGTCCGACGATCTGTATCATGCCGTCAAATGGCACCAGGATTTCCAGGGCAGATATTATTACGAATATCTCGGCAAGCCGGGGAACATGCGCGACCGCTTCAAGGACGAGCCCTGGTTCGCGACGGCCGAAAAGCTTGTCGATCGCTGGGACGCGCCGGCCTTCGACCCGGCCTATGACAGCGACAGCCTTGCCAGCTTCGAACCCGAAGTGACGCGGGTGTTTTCGCGCCCCGTGCGCGCCTATTGA
- the lgt gene encoding prolipoprotein diacylglyceryl transferase: protein MVLDGLQVAVDFATLPLRPDVFTIPEIGGYGPFALRWYSLSYIFAILGGWWLLSKMITRPGSPMTSEQLDSFITWATFGVILGGRLGYVLFYNLDQYLADPISVFKLWDGGMSSHGGIAGVMLGCLGFGIANKVSGLRTLDYVATVAPLGLGLGRLANFVNGELWGRPTGTDWGVIFPGAGPEPRYPSQLFEFALEGVVLFSIMTMLFWGTNARLRPGLLAGVFGVAYGISRVIVENYREPDRQIGFLSTGLTMGQTLTLPMILAGVLLILYALRRPRLPAAA from the coding sequence TTGGTGTTGGACGGACTGCAGGTTGCGGTGGACTTTGCGACGCTTCCGCTACGGCCGGATGTGTTCACCATCCCGGAAATCGGCGGCTATGGGCCGTTTGCGCTGCGCTGGTACAGTCTCAGCTATATCTTCGCGATCCTTGGCGGCTGGTGGCTGTTGTCGAAGATGATCACGCGGCCGGGGTCGCCGATGACGTCGGAACAGCTCGACAGCTTCATCACCTGGGCGACCTTCGGGGTGATTCTGGGCGGCCGGCTGGGCTATGTGCTGTTCTACAATCTCGACCAATATCTCGCCGACCCGATTTCGGTGTTCAAGCTCTGGGATGGCGGAATGTCGTCGCATGGCGGCATCGCCGGGGTCATGCTCGGCTGCCTCGGTTTCGGCATCGCCAACAAGGTGTCGGGCCTGCGCACGCTCGATTATGTGGCGACGGTGGCGCCGCTCGGGCTGGGGCTGGGGCGGCTGGCGAATTTCGTCAACGGCGAGCTGTGGGGGCGGCCGACGGGGACCGACTGGGGGGTGATCTTCCCCGGCGCCGGGCCGGAGCCGCGCTATCCGTCACAGCTGTTCGAATTCGCACTCGAAGGCGTCGTGCTGTTCTCGATCATGACGATGCTGTTCTGGGGCACCAACGCCCGGTTGCGACCAGGGCTGCTCGCCGGCGTGTTCGGGGTCGCCTATGGCATTTCGCGGGTGATCGTCGAAAATTATCGCGAGCCCGACCGGCAGATCGGCTTCCTGTCGACCGGGCTGACGATGGGGCAGACGCTGACCTTGCCGATGATCCTGGCGGGTGTGCTGCTGATCCTTTACGCACTGCGGCGTCCGCGGCTGCCTGCTGCGGCCTGA